ACACCGCTACGCCGTGGGCTCACACGGACTCTCCCCCACCTTGCAGACCTTTCCCACCTTGCAGACCCCTCCTACCTTGCAGACAAGGAGCGCTTAGATGGATGCGCTAGCCGAGTTCTGGCGAGTACTCACCGAAAATAGCGACATATATATACGCGGCTTCCAGATGACCCTCTGGCTTTTTGTGGTCTCGGGCGCCGGTTCCCTCATCCTCGGCACCATTGTTGGTGCGATGCGGGTCTCCCCTGTGCCTGTGATGCGGGCGGTGGGTGCGTTCTATGTCAACGCGGTCCGTAACACGCCGTTGACGTTGATCCTCATGTTTTTCGCGCTTGGTTACCCCAAGCTCGCATCCAGCGATAGCTCGATTCTGCCTAAGTTGGATTTCGTTCAGCTCGCGATCGTCGGCTTGACGCTCTACACCGCAACCTATGTTGCTGAAGCGTTGCGTTCCGGCATCAACACTGTGCCGTTGGGGCAAGCGGAAGCCGCCCGCGCCGTCGGGCTCACGTTCGGCCAATCCATGACCCAAATCATTTTGCCGCAAGCGTTCCGGGCAACCGTTCCACCGATGTTCTCGGTGTTCATCGCATTGCTGAAGAACACGACGGTTGCAGCGGCTTTCGGTGTGGTCGAGGCCGGTACGATCCGCCAGTACCTCTCCGAACGCTCCGAACCGCAGCTGCAGGGCCTCATCTGGGTTGCCATCATCTTCGTGGCGCTCGTGATGATTCTCTCCGTAGTGCAGCGGTACTTCGAACGTAAGTGGAAGGTGGCATAACCATGGCGGCTTCAGTTCTCTACGATCAGCCTGGCCCGCGCGCCAAAGTCCGCAACCGCATCCTGGCGGTGGCCACCATCGTTGTGGTTGCAGGGATCGTGTGGTTCATCATCAGCCAGTTCGCGGCGGCTGGACAGTTCGCGCCCCAAAAGTGGGCGTTCTTGCAGTCGCCACGCATCATGCAGGGCTTTATCCAAGGCGCTGTGAATACGCTGACCGCGTTCGGGCTCGCGGCGGTGCTTTCGCTCGCGCTCGGGTTCATCCTCGCGGTCGGGCGGCTCTCAGATCACGCATGGGTGCGCGCAATCTTCTCATTCCTCGTTGAGACGTTCCGCGCCATCCCGCTGCTGATCCTCATGATGTTGCTGTACTACGGCCTACCAACGTTGGACATCAAGATGACGCCGTTCACCGCCGTCGTGATCGCGTTGACCGCCTACAACGGCTCGGTTCTGGCTGAGGCGATCCGCGCGGGCGTTGTTTCGCTACCGAAGGGTCAGGCGGAAGCCGCGTACGCGATCGGTATGCGTAAATATCAGGTCATGACGCTCATCTTGCTACCGCAGGCCGTGAAGTCGATGCTGCCGGTCATCATCTCCCAGCTCGTGGTGGCGCTCAAGGACACGGCACTTGGTTTCGTGATCACATACCAGGAGCTGCTGTATCAGGTGAAGCTTGTGGGCAACCAGATCTCGTTCGGCTACCCGTTGATCCCTGCAGCGATGGTCGGCGCCGTGATGTACATCGGTTTGTGCCTCATCCTCTCCGGTGTTGCCCGCTACGCCGAATACCGCATCAACAAGCAGCCAGGCACCAAGAAGGCTCGCGCGAAGATGGAGAACGTTCAAGTCACATAGCTGAATGCAGACGTTATGCCTGCGCTCTTATGTGAGCTGTGTGACATACTTTGTCCGTGACTAGTGACAATCAGGGATTCTCTACCGTTCAGCGCCACTTGCTTGTGGTGACGTTATTCCCCATGTTCATGACGCTTCTGAGCGTATCGATTGTCAACGTCATTCTCCCTTCCATCAAGCACACCTTCGAAGCTGATGATTCCCAGCTTCAATGGGTCGTCTCCGGTTACGCGCTAGCTTTCGGTGTGTTGCTGGTTGCGGCTGGCCGGACCGGCGATGTGTATGGCCGCGGCCGCCTATTCGTGGCGGGCCTGGCCGTGTTCGGGCTGGGTTCGCTCTTGGCGGGGCTAGCTCCGAACACTACGGTGCTCAACATTGCCCGCGCACTGACCGGACTGGGCTCCGGTGCACTGGGTCCGCAGATCATCGGGCTGATCCAACAGTTCTTTAGCGGAAGCAAACGCGGGCGCGCGTTCGGCCTCTTCGGCGCAGTCGTGGGTGTCTCCGTGGCGATCGGCCCGGTACTGGGCGGTGTGCTGATTGCTGTGTTTGGCGCGGAATGGGGTTGGCGCGCCTCGATCCTCATCAACGTCCCGATCGCGGCGTTCGCGATCCTGATGTCCAAGAAATGGTTCCCGGCAGGCGCTTGGGAACCTGTTCCCGCAGCTGATCAACCGGCAGGCATCCAGCGTGAGGGCGTGGAGGTTTCAGGTGACCGCGCGAAAGCTGACATCGACCCGGTGGGTATCACCCTGTTCGGTTTGTCGGTATTGCTGGTCATGTTGCCGTTTATGGAGGCCCGCGCCTCCGCGTGGTTCTGGGCCGCGCTGCCTGTAGGGCTCGTGTTGCTTGTGGGATGGGTTTTCTGGGAACGCGCCTATGAACGCCGCGGCCGCTCCCCCATGGTGGACCTCAACCTCTTCAAAACGCGTTCTTTCGCCAACGGCACCGCGCTAATCTCCGTACATTTCACCGGCATGCCGGCCATCTGGTTGTTGGTTGCGGTCTATATGCAGAACGGCCACGGCGAATCCGCGCTCGCGGCCGGCTCAATCGGCTTGCCAGCTGCGATCATCTCCGCGGTGACGTCCGCGATCGCTGGCCGGCACATCGTGCGTTTAGGCCGCATCCTGGTGCTGACCGCGCAGTTCGTGGTGCTCGCAGGCCTGCTCGGGAGCATCCTGGTGATCTGGATGATCGAAACCTGGGACATTTCAGTGTGGTGGCTCATGCTGCCGCTCGCGTTCACCGGCGGCGCCCAAGGTGCCGTGATCAGCCCGAACCAGACCCTCACACTGGCCGATGTGCCAGTCCAGTACGCGGGTTCCGCCGGCGGGGTCATGCAGACCGGCCAGCGCGTCGGCACCGCGATCGGGCTCGCGCTGGTCACGGGTATCGTTTTCGCGAGTGTGGCGGCAACCGGCAACTGGGACCACGCCACAATGATCGGTTTCGCAACCGTGTTCGTGATCGGTTCACTGGCTACCGCGCTCAGCATGTTGGATCTCTACCAGTCCCGGAAAGAACGCCGGAACCGCTACGGGGCATGACTAGCTCTCCACAAAACGAGAGAGGCGCCACCACGAAAATCGTGGTGGCGCCCTCTCGTTTATACGGTCTGGAGCGTTAGGCTCGCGCTCACATCAGGGGCCGACTACGCGTTCGGGTAGTCGCGCTGTGTGTAGCCGGTGTAGAGCTGACGCGGACGGCCAATCTTACGTTCTGGGTCCTGCATCATTTCACGCCACTGAGCAATCCAGCCCGGCAAGCGGCCGATCGCGAACAGGACGGTGAACATCTTCTCTGGGAAGCCCATCGCCTTGTAGATCAGGCCCGTGTAGAAGTCCACGTTCGGGTAGAGCTTACGCTCGATGAAGTAATCATCGTTGAGCGCCTTCTCTTCCAGG
The Pseudoglutamicibacter albus DNA segment above includes these coding regions:
- a CDS encoding amino acid ABC transporter permease; translation: MDALAEFWRVLTENSDIYIRGFQMTLWLFVVSGAGSLILGTIVGAMRVSPVPVMRAVGAFYVNAVRNTPLTLILMFFALGYPKLASSDSSILPKLDFVQLAIVGLTLYTATYVAEALRSGINTVPLGQAEAARAVGLTFGQSMTQIILPQAFRATVPPMFSVFIALLKNTTVAAAFGVVEAGTIRQYLSERSEPQLQGLIWVAIIFVALVMILSVVQRYFERKWKVA
- a CDS encoding amino acid ABC transporter permease gives rise to the protein MAASVLYDQPGPRAKVRNRILAVATIVVVAGIVWFIISQFAAAGQFAPQKWAFLQSPRIMQGFIQGAVNTLTAFGLAAVLSLALGFILAVGRLSDHAWVRAIFSFLVETFRAIPLLILMMLLYYGLPTLDIKMTPFTAVVIALTAYNGSVLAEAIRAGVVSLPKGQAEAAYAIGMRKYQVMTLILLPQAVKSMLPVIISQLVVALKDTALGFVITYQELLYQVKLVGNQISFGYPLIPAAMVGAVMYIGLCLILSGVARYAEYRINKQPGTKKARAKMENVQVT
- a CDS encoding MFS transporter is translated as MTSDNQGFSTVQRHLLVVTLFPMFMTLLSVSIVNVILPSIKHTFEADDSQLQWVVSGYALAFGVLLVAAGRTGDVYGRGRLFVAGLAVFGLGSLLAGLAPNTTVLNIARALTGLGSGALGPQIIGLIQQFFSGSKRGRAFGLFGAVVGVSVAIGPVLGGVLIAVFGAEWGWRASILINVPIAAFAILMSKKWFPAGAWEPVPAADQPAGIQREGVEVSGDRAKADIDPVGITLFGLSVLLVMLPFMEARASAWFWAALPVGLVLLVGWVFWERAYERRGRSPMVDLNLFKTRSFANGTALISVHFTGMPAIWLLVAVYMQNGHGESALAAGSIGLPAAIISAVTSAIAGRHIVRLGRILVLTAQFVVLAGLLGSILVIWMIETWDISVWWLMLPLAFTGGAQGAVISPNQTLTLADVPVQYAGSAGGVMQTGQRVGTAIGLALVTGIVFASVAATGNWDHATMIGFATVFVIGSLATALSMLDLYQSRKERRNRYGA